ATAACCGAACAGTTTTTCCCACGCCGGATTGACAATTACGATTTTTTCGTTTTGCAAAACATACACCGGATTCAACGCTTGCTCGACCAATGTTTTATACTGAAGATCGCGTTGGCGAAGTATACTTTCTGCCGTCCGTAATTCGGTGATATCAGAAATAAATCCCTCGATGTATAAAAGTTTACCATCCGCATACACACCGGAACCGACTTCCGATAACCACCGCCAACTTCCGTCGCGATGTTGGATACGATAAGTTAAACTAAACGAATGTTGATCCCGCACGGCGGTATGAACAATATGATTGATCATAGCCACATCATCAGGATGATACATCGTGCTCAGGCTTATTCGCCTGTCATAAAAATCTTCCTTCGGATACCCCGTGATGTCCAAAATCGCTTCGCTGGTATAAATGAACGTAAAATCAGCATCGTTTTCACACATGTACACGACCCCCGGAAGGTTTTCGGCAAGTAATCGGAATTTTTCTTCACTTTGCCTCAACACTTCTTCCGATTTTTTACGTTCCGTAATGTCACGCGAATTAACCACGATGCCGCCGACAACCGCATCATGCAATAGGTTATGGGCCGTCACTTCCAATGTGCGCCATGAATGATCTTTGTGTAAAAATCGAAAATGGACATTGACTATTTTTTGCCCTTGATGAATTCCGGTTTGGAAGGCTTCGCGAATTAAGGGACGGTCTTCCGGATGGGCAAAATCTAACACGTTCTTACCGATAAGGTCGTTAGGCGTAAACCCGGTTATTTTTTCTACGGAAGGACTTTCGTACAAGATCGTACCATCAGCTGAAATAATACTGATAAGATCCAACGCATTCTCAATCAACGCGCGATAGTATTTTTCACGACGTTCCACGGCTTCCCGGCTTCGCACACGTTCAGTCACATCGCGCGAAAAAATGGAAGCGCCGCGAATAATCCCGTCGTCCGTGCGGATCGGAAAAAAAGAAATTTCATAATCACGCGACTCGCCGCCCAGATCATAGTGATCCGATTCCATAAATACCTCGCCGCGAACGATGACGCGTTCATACCTTGCCTTCCATAAGGCCTTGAGATCGTCGGGTATACTGTCAATCACATTCATTCCGACTTCCAATCGAACCCCAAATGCCGCAAAATACGCATCGCGGAATGTCGAATTGATGGTGACAATCCTGTAGTCGGCGTCGATGGACCAAATGGAATCATGCGAATTTTCAAGAATTGCCGCTAAATTGGCTTCATTATTCCTTAAATCCTCTTCAACCAAACGTCGTTCGGTTACATCTTTGCGTACGGCCCATACGCGTTTCCAGAAACCTTGCTCCACGACACCGGTATAACTATTGATGAAAAATCGTTTGGAACCATCTTCGGATATTTTTTCCGACTCGATATCGCTCGCTGAATAACCGTTACGAATTAAGTGTGCAACCCACTCGCGCTGTGCCGTTTGTTCCGTAGCTTCATCGCGCCAAACTTTGTTCCCCGTAAGCTGATCCGGTGTACGATAGCCTTCACTGAGCGCATACGTACTATTGCATTCACTGATAAAGGCCGTTTCAAAAAAAGATGCGATCTGATCTTCGACGGGTAGGTTCACGGCAATCGGTTTTTCAAATTCAAATAAACAAATGCCATCGGAGCTGTTGGCCACAAATGCCCGATACCGCTCTTCACTTTGTTTGAGCGCTATTTCTGATTTTTTTAATTCTGTTATATCTTTTTGCGTCCCCCAAATACGCGTAAGTTTTCCGTCTTCGACAATACCTATGGCACTGTTCAAAAATATCTTCTGCGCGCCATACTTATCCACTTCGTGCGATTCCTGATTGGCAAAATGATAACCCGATTTTACGAAGTCCACCATGTAGGCCACGTTATGCGGGTCATTTGGCAGAAGTAAGGTTTTGAGGGGTAAGCCAATTAACTCCTCTACCGAATTAAAGCCATACATCAGCGCTTGTACGGTATTGGCCTCGGCGATATAGCCTCCGGCAAATATACTAGCCACTTGCTCTTCCGGCATCCAATCAATCGGAACTGGTTCATCTAACTCAAGGCGATAAATACCCTCCGTACTTTGCTCAATGAAAGCGCGGTATTTTTGATCACTTTGGGTCAACGCTTCTTCAGAACGACGTACGTCGGAAATATCACGGCAAATAAACTGCAGGCACGGTTGATCGTCGTATTCTATTTTGGAAATCACTGATGAATACCAGTGCATCTTTCCCCACCGATCAATAAAACGATTTTCTATGATGCCGGAATGGGTCCTCGCGCTTTGTGCAAATTCGTCAATAAGCGCATTGACTCTTCCAAAATCTTCCGGGTGAACAAAAGGGTTTTCATCGGGCGGAAAACGAAAGTCATTGAGTGTATAACCGGTTTGACGTTCCATCGCCGGATTGACATACAGCATATTGCGTTTGTAATCTGTGATAAAAAGTACATCATGGAACGACTCGACTAGTTTTCTGTAACGCTCTTCCCGCTCTTTGAGCAACTGTTCAGCTTCCACACGTTCGGTAACATCGCGTGTCGTAATGAGAATTCCCTCAACGGATGCATCCAAAAGCAAATTGACACCGACGCTTTCACAGTGACGCCACGTTCCGTTTTTATGTAAAAAACGGTACATAGCCGTAGCCGATTCGCCCGGCACACGAAGCAAGGATTCAAAAGTTTTTTGCAATACTTCAAGGTCTTCCGGATGAATCTGATCGAATGCATTGCGCCCAAGCAACTCGTCCTGCGTATAACCGAGCATCGGAAATATGGAGGGGCTCTCGTACCGGATCGTACCGTCCGCTGCGACAATCGTGATCAGATCGCGTAGTTGGCGCACCAGCATCGTAAATCGTTCTTCACTGCGATGTAATGCGTCTAAGGCAAATTTTTGCCCGGTGATGTCGCTGACAACAAACTGAATGGCCGGTTTTTGAAGGTATTCGATTTTACTAAGTACGGACGAATGCCAGCGTAATCTTCCCCAACGATCCACAAAACGGTTTTCCAAAGTTTTAGAAAACATGGCTTCGCTTTGTATAAAATCCGCTATGAAACGATTGACGTTAGGCAAATCCTCCGGATAGATCAACGGATGTTGATGTACGTTAAAATCATAATCTGTGGCCGTGTATCCCGTGTGTTTTTCGACAGCAGGGTTGATGTACAACACATTGCGATAGTAGTCCTCGATAAATACCATGTCATCCGACGCTTCGAGTAAAGCGTGATACCGTATTTCGGCTTGGCGTCTTTCTTCCGCATGTTTTGAGCCGGTGATACAATCGGCTACAGCGTTGGCAAACTCTTCTTCGCGTCGGGCCCATCGGCGTGATCCTCCGACATGCTCATGGCACAAAACACCGATCACGCGGCCGTCCTGCCAGATCGGTACATCCATCATCGCGCCGATCCCGTTGGGCAAAAGATAATCTTCCGTAAAAGCACTGGTGCGGGGATCTTTGTGAGCATTCTTCGCCAGTAATGACCGGCCGGAATTCAATGCCTTAAAGTAAGGTTTATATTTAGAAGCTAAAAGTACGTCCCCTTTGAAATATTTTTTTTTCTCCCGACTGTAAAGTGCGACACATTGGATAGCCGATCGGTCCGGCGTGAATAACCAGACACTGACGCGATCAATAGATTGCAAGTCGGCGGATATACGTACGGCGGCACGCACCAAAGCGTCAAAACCTTTACGCAGACGATACAGATGCAGCAGGGCATCATGCTGTCGCGTGCTATCTAATTTTCGAAGAGTCTTTGGGGGACTCTTCTTTTTAGATGAAACTCGCTTTGGGGTTTTACGCGCCATAAATCAAAAAACTATGTTAACACCATTACTCAATTCAACATCATATGTGCGAATCCCGGGTGCCGGGCGATGATCATACCGCGCATTGAAGGCCGTCACAAAACTCAATTTTTTCCAGAGAGCGATGGTCATACTCGTATTATGTAATAGACGGTAGTCGGAAAACGCGCGCGTATCGGCTTGATAATAGGTCGTAGCAACAAATGCTAACCGATCATCCGGATTCCATCGTATGGATAAATAATTAGTGGAGCGTAGTTTTCGGACGGTCGGCTCATTGTGTTCATACATTTCACGCTCCCACATCAATCCAGCACCGACAGCCCATACCAATACTGGAGACTTGCGCCCCGAATCCGTTCGCATAATTTCATAGCGTAGACCACTGCCGATCAATTGACGATCTTTAAGGTCAATAAACGCATTAAATTCTTTCTGCGTAAAACCTTCGGCAATTACGTAATCGCTCAGATTTCGGGTAACACGCAAATGCATAAATCCTTTATGCGAATACAGTTTTCCCCGGCTTTCGGCACGCTCATAATTCGCGGCAAAAAAAGAATAATATGCCGTGGTAAGCCAATCCAAGCGGTAATTGCTTTTCATGCTCAGGGATTCGGAATTGCCTTCTTGGAGACCGAGACTAAAACCTACGGTATGATGGAATCCTCGATCCGCATTATACTTGCGTAAATTTTCAGTATTTACTTGCGCCAATAAGACACACGACAAGCTCAATGCGATATAAACGCAAAAAATTCTGATCTTCATATATGTAGAACCTTTAGACAAGGAGGGTATGCCGGACAATATATAATAAAATCGGTGTTATGTAAAATATTTTTCATAGGAAATCTGTTGAAGAACGAAAATAACCTCTTTATTATTTATTATGATTGATTATTTACTCATTGCTATTGCAGCCTTTACGGCATCCGCGCTTACTTTTTTTTCGGGTTTCGGGCTGGGGACAATTTTGATGCCGGTCTTTGCTCTGTTTTTTCCGGTTCACACAGCTGTCGCATTGACCGCTGTTGTTCATTTTTTAAATAATATTTTCAAACTGGGACTTACCGGATTCTTTGCCGATAAAGCCGTGATCCTGCGATTTGGCATCCCGGCCATCGTAGCTGCTTTCGCCGGGGCCGAATTGCTTACATGGATGTCCGCATCGGAGCCTGTTGCGAGTTATTACTTAGGTCATACGATCTTCTATATACGATGGGAAAAAATAATCATGGCTATTGTCATGATCATTTTTGCATTGCTAGAGATCATACCGGCTTGGTCACAGATACATTTTGATCCTAAATATTTACCATACGGCGGGATTCTCAGCGGTTTTTTTGGCGGGTTATCAGGGCATCAAGGCGCTCTGCGCAGCGCGTTTCTTCTTCGTTTAGGTCTCGGTAAAGAAAGTTTTATTGCCACCGGTGTCGTCATCGCATGTATGATTGACATAACGCGATTAAGCGTTTATGGGTTTTCTATTTTTCAGGAAAACATCGCAGCCCATTGGCCGTTACTGCTCATAGCCATCTCGAGCGCATTTGGCGGTGCGTTTCTTGGAAATCGGTTTCTTAAAAAAATGACCATTGCTTTACTACAAAAGAGCGTGGCTTTATTTCTTATCGCCCTTGCCTGCGCTCTGGCCACGGGTATCATCTGATCACAATAAAAAACCCCGGAACTAAAAAATCCCGGGGCTTAAAAAAATCAGCTATTCAGTTATTACTTCTTAGCTGTCAATTTCTCATTGATTTTGCCGTACATCATAGCGGCTTCATCGGCCGTAGCGCGTGAAGCTTTGAAATCACCGGCGGCAAATTGTTTTTTGGCTTCTTCTAATTTAGCTTTGCAACCGGCATAGGTTGTTTCCACTTCTTTTTTGTCCGCCGCTTTGAGTTTGCCGGCCGCCGCCATCATGGCTTTTTCATTTTTCGTCCAGGTCGTTTCGCAGTTTTTGATGAAATCATCCGTGGATGTTTTCACTTGTTCCATACCGGCCGGAGCTGCGGTAGCGGCTTCGTTATAGAGCTTTTCGGCTTCGACGTAAGCGGCTTTGGACTTATCCCATTCTTTCTTAGCCACAAGGCCATCGGCTTCTTTCATTTTAGCTTCGGCTTTTGCAAACGATTCGCTGGCATAATCAGCAGCTTTAGCTTCAGAGGCTTTTTTCGCGGCAGCTTTAGCTTTAGCAATTTCCTGCTCCGGGGGACCGCCGCAACCGATCAGTACAAATGCTGTCATAGCGACAGTCAACGCGGATACGATCATACGTTTTAACATAGGATTCTCCGTTTATTTAAGGGTTATGGGAATATTTACAAAAAAACCCCGAATACAAGTATCCGGGGTTTATTCAAAACTAAATTTGAATTACTTCTTAGCAGGCATTGCCATTTTCTTCATGGCATCCATTTTTTCGGTAGCCATAGCGAGGCTGGAAAGAGCACCCATCGGGTCGGTTTCCATCATGCCTTCAGCGCCTTTTACAGCACCTTCGACTTCTTTGCCCATAGCATCATATTTGTCTTTGTCGCCTTTTTTCATCAGTTTGGTAGCAGCCATCAGCATTTTGTCTTTGCCCATGTCTTCCCAAGCTTTTTTAGCGGCCGCAATACCGGCTTTGGCTTCTTCCATTTTAGCTTTCATTGCTTCAGGAGCGGCTTTAGCAGCAGCTTCAAACTGAGCGGCAGCTTCTGTATAAGCTTTCTTCGCACCGTCCCAATCGCTTTTCTTCACAGCTTCAGCACCTTTGTTCAAAGCGGCATTCGCTGCATCAAACGCTTCTTTAGCATACACATCAGCTTTAGCTTCGGTAGCTTTTTTCATAGCAACCGTGGCTTTTTCGATCAATTCTTTCGGGGGACCGCCGCAACCGATCAGAACGAATGCAGCGAGGGTCAGCGTCGCTACGGACAATACAACACGCTTCAGCATGGGTTTCTCCTTTAATGCTTGCACTTAAGGCTACCAACACCCAATCTACCTAAGTGCTAAGTTTTTATTTTTATGGTGTTTAGGGTTAAAAAAACCACTTGTTCACAAAATCTGCGCAAATATATGATCTCATGCCGGCAAAAGCAAGCTGTTTTTTGCTCTAAACTTCTTTATTTTCAGCATCATTTCCAATAATCACTTACCATTTTACGCATTCTTACATGCTTACACGACATCGGTTATGTAGGATACTGCGAAAATCGTATATCTCCATACCTGATCATATATAAGCCTGCTTTATCTAAGAGTTTGATTTCTGTTGGTAAAAAAACTCCCGGCATCGTTTTTCGAACCGGGAGTTTAAAAAATAATCGGAGATAGATTATGGCCGTAGCTGCTCAGGGATTTCATCAAACACATTGTTTTACCGGTTCGTGGGATGTACATTCAGGCATGAAAACAACCAAACTTTCCGGCCCTGTGATCGCCGATAACTATGATCAAGGTATCCGGCTCGCCATGCGCCTGATCGAAGCACGTGAAAATCTAGCCGATGGTTCGGGTATGGATATTACCGATTGGGCGCAGTCTGTTTTTGGAACGGAGCACCTTGTGCGACTGATCGAAACAGAACCTTTTTCGGAAAAAATATACGGCCCTGTTATTCGCGAAGAAATCGAACGGTTAGCTAAGACGTGGTACCCCGATGTAGGCAAACGTCATATCGTTTCTATCAACAAACTCGAAGATGAGTTTGACGTACATGTCGCCGATGACGAAGCGCCTGCATCAGCGCTTGCAACGGTATCGGCGGATCAGGTACTGGATTTTCTCAGCTCGCGTTTAACCCCGGCTCAACTGGAATACCTGCGCCGGATTCTTAAAAATTCTTTCGGCGAAGACCGCGACTTTTCGTGGAATGAACGTATTTTCCGGCTTTTGGCGGAATCGGAATCCTATCTTCAGTCTAACATAGATCGCATGATGGCGATGTATCCCGACGGGCCGCCATTGCAGGAGCATCTCCATGCAGGGCAAACTTTTTCAGACGAACAAATCATCACGTGCTATAAAAATGTTTTTTTGGGCATCAACGCACGTTTCCCGATTCATTTTTTAGCTACGGACGGTAACCGAAGAGCCGCTATTTTGACGCAATTTGCCGTCGAACATATTTTGAAAACCCGACCGCTGGACGCACTGCAAGAATATACGGCGCGCGATTTCAGTGCGATCGGTTTGCGCAATGTGGCACGATTTTTCAATTATTCGCTGAATCGAATTATTCGCAATGCCTATCCTGATCTCGTCATGCCTTGGGAAATGGCGCATGTCGAAGACGGATTTTGGACGGAAGAAAAAAACAGAACGATGGCCATTCGGTGGCTGATCGAAGAAAAACTCGGCATTGCCAAAACGGATATTCCTAAAGCTCTGCGGGATGATCGTGTAACCAAATCGTCCTTTACACAAAACGGATTGTCGTACATGTTTGTGCAGTATTACAAATCGGTTTCACGTTGTATCGGTGCGGCATACCCTGAGTTTATGCCGTGGGAATTAGGCAGCGTACCGAATGCTTTCTGGCAAGGCGAAGAAGGACGACAAAACGTCGTGAAAGCGATACACTGGCTCATGCGGCGCATGCAAATCATACCGGCCGAAATACCCGAACGTATCAAAGATAAAACCATTAATCGCGAACTCTTCAGTCGGTTTGGCCTCGCCACGGTTTTCGAGCGCATTTTCAAAAAGAACATGTTTCAGGTTTTTGAAACCGCGTATCCCGGTCGTTTTGAAATATGGGAAATCGGCAAAGTGGCGACGGACTATTGGGAAGATCTGCTGCATGCCTATCGCGCATCGCTGTGGATTGCTAAAAAAGAAGGCATCCCCGAAAACGGTATTCACGCGGCTTTGCGCAGCGGCATGCTTTCACGCGAATCCTTTGCTAAATACGGACTCGGCAGTATGCTCAAGCGTACTTTTGATAATAACCTGCGCAAGGCTTACTTGCCCTACATTTTGCCCGATGCCGATACGCGTGAGCAGTTGATGAAAGATATTACCCTTCTTCAGCTCATCAAACGCCAGCTGCGGCTTTTTGATGAACAGCCTGTATTGATTCGTATCGTGCGATATATGTTCTACCGATTTGCACAAAACTCCGTCGAGCGCACATACCGCCGAATATACGAGCGCCTGCGCAAACGCACGCAACGACGGCTGGATGAAATATTGGCAATGATGGGGTAAACGCATGTCCACATTTTAGTCGATAGATTAAATACAAAACCCGCCGTGAAGCGGGTTTTGTATTATTAACTATGACTTAAAATAATTTAGAACCGATACATGAGTTTAGAGAAAACAAAAGCACCGCTAAAACCCATCTGAACCGAATCCCAAAGCCCGCCGGACTCAGTAAGCGCCGGATCTTTTCGGTCGGGATAAGTATTAAAAAGATTTAAAACTCCCGCTGTTATGGCAATATGATCTTTAATCTCAATTCGTTACGAGCCTGGAAAAGTAAAAACGAAAATTCACTTTAAGAAACAACTTTGCCTTTTTCAGACATTCTCTATAGATTGCCAGTCACTATGATCAATGAAAAAGAACCCCGTTTTTTACTCATCACTTTGATTGCCACCATTCTTTTTGGTTTTTGGTTTGTCACCATAAAAGATGTGTTTTCACCGTTTATATTAGCGACGGTCATCATCGCCTTTTTACTTCCGTTTCGCGATCATAAAACGATACGCGTGCTCATCGCCTTGATTTTCACGCTGTTTATGTTATGGCTGATTAACGAGTTGCGTGAAATTTTCACGCCTTTTCTGATCGCTTTTGCATTAGCATATCTCTTTGACCCGGTAGTGGACAGTTTCGAAAAACGCAAATTTTCCCGCACGTCTTCCATTGTGGTTATCATATTGGCAATACTCGGAACATTATTTGCCATCGGGCTTTTAGTCATTCCGCAATTTGCAGGCGAAGTCTCCGCGTTGGCCGGCACTTTCCCTTCGTACGAAGATTTTAAACGTAATCTGAATCCGGACGCCTTGAGTTTTTTGCAATCGTGGGGCATGGATACCGCAAAAATCATGGCCATGATCGAATCGGAAACAACGAATAAAATCACCGGCCTTATTCGTGAATTTACGCAAAGCGCGCAATCGTTGTCCGACGGGCTGAGTTCACTGATCACGCAACTCATCAATCTGATTCTGATTCCCTTCATTACATTTTATTTTTTACGGGATTTTGACCAGAATATCGCGCGTATCCGATCACGTACGCCGGAGCGACATCGAGCAAAATTTGAAAAGCTGTATACTCGTATTGACGGAATTCTCAGCGTTTATATTCGCCGGATTTTTCTGACGGCATTTACGCTCGGTATGCTTTCCATGGTCATTCTTTTTATTTTGGATATCCGTTTTGCCACGATCATCGGAATAACACTCGGTTTGTTTTACCTCATTCCATACGTGGGTTACCTTCTGACATTTGCTGTTGGCGCCATCATGGGGTTGCTCAATCCCGATCCCGGCAGCGCGGTTCTCAAAATCATGATCGTGATCGCCTGCATCAAAATCATAGATCTGGGTATCGTCTCACCGCGCCTTGTCGGTGAAAAATTGGGATTGCACCCGGTGCTGATGATTTTTTCGATTTTTGTGTTCGGTAAATTGCTCGGGCTGCTCGGGCTTTTTATTGCTATTCCCGTGACGGCCATTCTGAAAGTACTGATCATGGAATGGTACGATCAAAACTTTCTGCATCGCGAATTTATCCGTGATGATTCATCGTCAACATCCAAGGAGTAAATATGGGTTATTCCGTGAAAGATCGTATTATTCTTATCACCGGCGCCAGCGCGGGTATCGGTGAAGCGACCGCCCGCACATTTGCCGAGGCCGGAGGAAAATTGATTCTCACCGCCCGTCGTAAAGAAAAGCTTGAAAAACTGGCCAACGAACTGAAAGAACAATTCGGAACGCCGTCGTATACCGCTTCCCTGGATGTTCGTGATAACGCGGCCGTAGAAAATTTTGTACGCACTCTACCTGACGCATGGTCGGCCATTGATATTTTAGTCAATAACGCCGGACTCGGGCGCGGTTTGGACAAACTGCATGAAGGAAAAATCGCCGACTGGGAAGAAATGATTGATACCAATGTCAAAGGTTTGCTCTATGTCAGTCGCGCTGTTATCCCGGGCATGGTCGCTCGCGGCAGAGGGCATATTTTCAATCTGGGATCCATCGCGGGTCATGAAACCTACCCCGGCGGAAACGTGTATTGTGCGACCAAACACGCCGCACGTGCAATCAATAACGGAATGCGGATTGACCTCGTGGATACGCCGGTGCGCGTAACGACGATTGACCCCGGTCTAGTCGAAACGGAATTTAGTGTAGTACGTTTTCGCGGTGATGCCCAGCGCGCCAAAAAACCGTATGAAGGCATCGCGCCGCTTAGAGGAGAGGATATAGCCGACTTGATTTTATTTGCAGCGACACGCCCGACGCATGTCAATATCAACGAAATGATCGTGATGCCCAAAGCGCAAGCTACATCCACTTTGGTACACCGCAAAGTATAACATTAGTTTTGATCGAGCAGAGTACGAATCACTTTGGATAAGGTATCAATCGAAAAGGGCTTTTCGATAATTGTAGACTTCAGATTCTGACGAATATCCCGCACCACATCCGGCGTCGCGTATCCGGTAGCAAAGAATATTTTTGCCATCGGATTGATCCCGCACAGAGCCGCATGTGTTTGTTTGCCGTCCATCTCCGGCATCTGTATATCGAGCATGACGACATCGGGTTTTTCCTGCTGATACAAACGCACCGCTTCCATTCCGCTTTGTGCCGTAATTACACGATACCCCAGTTCTTCCAGTATGCGCGAGCATATGTTCAGAATGGCTTTTTCATCATCCACGACAAGCACCGTTTCTTTACCCGTTTCCAAAGGTTTTTCAATCTCCGGCACGGGTGCCGACTCGTTACTTCGGGATGCAGGAAGATAAAATCTAAATTCGGCGCCTTCGCCTTTTTTGGAATCTACCATAATGGTTCCGCCATGATTGAGGATAATACTTTTTGCAACAGCCAAACCCAGGCCGGTGCCTTGGCCTTCCGGTTTGGTAGTATAAAATGCTTCGAAAATATTTTGCAATGTCCCTGCATCCATACCTACGCCCGAATCGCGGATAATGCATTCGATATAGACGCCGGCGCCCGGCAGGTTGAGCAGTTCGGCCGATTCTCCGTCAAACTCTACCGAATGCGTACGTACATTGATCAGGCCGCCTGGCTCGCCCATAGCGTCCCGCGCATTGACAAGAAGATTCATGATGACTTGTTGTATTTGCGTTTGATCCACATCCATCGCAGGAATACTGTCATCCAAACGTATATCAAAACGCACTTGTTTGGGAAATGCATGCGTCACCATCGCTTGCGTTTCACGGATCAGATCATTGATATGAATACGCGTGATGCGCAGCGGGGTTTGCCGTGCATAGACTAGCAATTGTTTGACTATTTCACCCGCTCGCCGCGCCGATGCAGCAATATTTTCGGCATACGTTTTTACCATTTCGGGCGACGCTGAAAAATTTTTGAGCATCTCGGCCGTCGGTAAAATTACGGCAAGCATATTATTCATATCGTGTGCTACACCGCCGGCTATACGGCCTACCGATTCCATCTTTTGCGCTTGAATAAGATTTTGTTCGAGCCGCCGCGATTCGGTAATATCTTCAACGGCTACTTCATAATAAAGGAAACGTCCTCCGGTGTCATACACCGCACGATCGTGCAAACGCACTTGTATAATGGCGCCGTCTTTTTTTCTCCAGAATACTTCCGCATATCGCCCAATGCCCTGGGCTCGCGTGTTTTCGTTGAATTGCAAACGATCTTCAGCCCGCACATAAATATCACGATTGAGATTGAGCCGCATGACTTCGTCATGGGTCTTATAACCCAGCATCCGCACTAACGCCGGATTGATCGTGATAAAATTTCCTTCTTCCGTGGCCTGATAAATACCTTCGGTTATGTTTTC
This window of the bacterium genome carries:
- a CDS encoding SDR family oxidoreductase — its product is MGYSVKDRIILITGASAGIGEATARTFAEAGGKLILTARRKEKLEKLANELKEQFGTPSYTASLDVRDNAAVENFVRTLPDAWSAIDILVNNAGLGRGLDKLHEGKIADWEEMIDTNVKGLLYVSRAVIPGMVARGRGHIFNLGSIAGHETYPGGNVYCATKHAARAINNGMRIDLVDTPVRVTTIDPGLVETEFSVVRFRGDAQRAKKPYEGIAPLRGEDIADLILFAATRPTHVNINEMIVMPKAQATSTLVHRKV